The Eublepharis macularius isolate TG4126 chromosome 3, MPM_Emac_v1.0, whole genome shotgun sequence genome has a window encoding:
- the LOC129326515 gene encoding uncharacterized protein LOC129326515: MFLPGAASDQEQLMEACDGGEVGEEDSDLTQVDEIPEEHEDGGRQNVVAENQPVETAPKTTAQMSPASRLEKARTRSRRVALLSTVAEKMLSQAEREENNNAKERKQTLTESREWRMQFLEAEQRRHEDTMREAQEDRKAFIEAQQQNFEGINRAVSALSSLTEILLGGNREQSHQAMPGPSCGRGSVHRSSQENPPRKRCRVIKPSKKFDL; this comes from the exons ATGTTTCTTCCAGGGGCTGCATCTGACCAGGAACAATTGATGGAAGCATGTGATGGGGGAGAGGTGGGAGAAGAAG ATTCGGACTTGACTCAGGTGGATGAAATCCCGGAGGAGCATGAGGACGGCGGTCGTCAAAATGTGG TCGCTGAAAATCAGCCCGTTGAAACCGCACCAAAAACCACGGCACAGATGTCGCCTGCATCTCGGCTAGAAAAGGCTAGAACCCGAAGCAGACGTGTGGCCTTGCTTAGCACCGTGGCAGAAAAGATGttgtctcaggcagagagagaggagaacaacaatgccaaggaaagaaaacagacatTGACGGAGAGCCGAGAGTGGCGCATGCAATTTCTGGAAGCGGAGCAGAGAAGGCATGAGGACACTATGAGGGAGGCACAAGAAGACAGAAAGGCTTTCATTGAGGCGCAGCAGCAGAACTTTGAGGGCATCAACAGAGCGGTCAGTGCCTTAAGCTCCCTAACCGAAATTTTGCTGGGGGGAAACCGTGAGCAGAGTCACCAAGCCATGCCAGGACCATCATGTGGAAGGGGAAGTGTGCATAGATCTTCACAGGAGAACCCACCCAGAAAGAGGTGCCGTGTGATTAAACCCAGCAAGAAATTTGATTTGTGA